A window of Podarcis muralis chromosome 10, rPodMur119.hap1.1, whole genome shotgun sequence genomic DNA:
CAAAGTGTTTGTCTGCTGTGTGAAACTTTGCTTCGCCTCTGCTTCACTACTAACACAGGTCATAGCCTGTTTTACATGATAAAGCACAGCAGAGTTATATACTACAGTTATAACTACTGTGGTGCATGAGAGAATATTGCCAAACACAAATTAGTTGGCTTATTTTTTGGcaggtttggcctcattttttGATTGTGTTCTAATTGGCTGGTGTTATAGCTAGCTGTTTTGACTGGGTTTGCGTGTGTGAGAATGTCCTTGGTTTTTCTTCCATAACATGGGTAATTTGTGGTTCTCATGATAGTTTCACAGAATTCTAATGTGCACCTAGGCCCCTCAAAATTGGTGACTCCTGGACTAGAGGGTCAAACACCCAACGACAGTTCAGGTTTACCAATCCTCTTACATATTTCTGCTAATGGCATTCATAACTGATGTAGGTATATGTCCCTCTGTGTTACTTCCACTACAGCTCAGGGATGGTTCATGATCCTTCTGTCAACTGTACCATGGTGACGGAGTTTGTCCTGTTGGGGTTTACTAGTCACCCAGGCTTGGCCCGACTGCTGTTTGgactcttcctcctgatgtatgCAGTGACCTTGGCAGGCAACGGGCTGATTATGACTGTGGTGTGGACTGATCCTCTCCTCCATACACCCATGTACCTCTTCCTGGGCAGCCTTTCATGCTCTGAGACAGCCTACACTTTGGTGGTCATACCACAAATGCTTTGTGACCTGCTGGCTCCCCATAAGCCCTTTCCCTTGGCTTCGTGTGCTGCTCAGATGTTCTTCTTTGTGGCCTTAGGTGTGGCTGACTGTCTGCTGTTGACAGCCATGGCATGGGACCGCTATGTGGCCATTTGCCACCCACTACACTATGGGAACTTCATGAGCCAACGGATTTGTTGGGGCCTAGTGATGGGGTCTGTCTGTGGTGGTTtcattctttcttccttcctcactGGAGTGATTTTCTCTTTGCCGTTTTGTACGCCCAACCATATCCCCCATTTCTTCTGTGACATCCCTCCTGTGCTGAGCAGGATATGTCCTGGCTATGGAACTATTGAAGTTACTGTTACAGCCTTGGTTGCCATGATCCTCatcgtccctttctccttcatCATGCTCTCTTACGGGTGCATTTTGATGGCTTCCCTGAACATGAGCTCGTCTCAGTACTGTCGCAAGGCCTTCTCCACCTGTGGAGCCCACTTGACAGTGGTCTTTCTTCACTATGGCTGTGCCATCTTCTCATATGCCAGACCTAAAGGCAGCTATATTGAAGGCCAGGACCATATCCTTGCGGTGTCTTACACTGTTCTCATTCCCATGCTCAACCCTCTGATCTACACTCTAAGGAACAATGAAGTGAAGGGAGCACTTAGGAAGATGATGTGTCGGGGTTGCCTTCTTCCTAAGGAATAGATGAAACGTTCTACTGAAAATGGACTCCAGATGGACAGTTCTGCGTTTTCCTACTCTGTCTTTTTGTGTTTCAGTTCAGTTCCATTTCTATAATGTACATTGTGAAGTAGTTTCCAAGTGCTTGTTTCGCAGAAATATGTATAATAATTCAGTGTTTCACAGATGGTATTTATAAGAACTAAAGAAAGCCTGGCTGAGACACAGAGCCTGCTCTCCTGTCACAGCCCAACTGGAGAAGAGAAAGATACAATTTGGTTCCAGGGTGAAGATGCTTCTCTGACAATCCTTGGGGATCCAACCACTATTTtatcttattcattcattcatctgaaAAATGCATTAACCACTTCATGTtcttaaaacatataaaaacGGTATAAAATGCTGTTCTGCTCTTTCACAAAATGAACAGACAAGGCTAGGATCACCCCTCTGGCTGCTCACCTCAGATCCTTTTACAGAAAGGTGAGCAGGAGTGTGTGGTTCCTAATGTGTGGTGAGCATGATGCAGGGATTATTTTTCAAGAAAGCTTTGTGTTTGTAATGCATAAACTGAATTTGGGTAACTTTAACAAAGTCTGGAGGgaaatggtttatttatttatcatgatGGCCTGGAAACTTGCTTGAAAGAAATAAGCTATTACTGTACTGGTGTGGGGTTAAAAGTGTGATTGTGTTTTACTATCTGTTTTTGATAGTTTCTAATGCCTTTGTGAACTGGTCTGATATTTTTCCACAGGAAGCTGCTATCCTGTTGTTtgatagagtgttggactattacctgggagaccagggttcgaacccccttcagccatgaagctcactggtgacCTTAGGCCTTTCACCATCTCATATctaaccatgtacaccaccttgagctcatggggtgtggggaggtggcatataaataaaacaaataaaaaaatacaaataaaaagctTGTCTTGGTGGTGTTCTTGACAACTATCCTCATGCATTGCCTGGGTCTGGTGCTTGGTTATGTGCTTCCAGGGTGCAaagtgttacgaaaaaggagcaatgcagcagcgagctccagatggctggaaagccagacaggatgttgatgtttgggactgtaccgtgggaacaaagggacagtctattcactgtactgagcactggatgttagctcagagtgtcatctgacctgtactggaagtacaggggttgagtttctctctctgcagatggtgtttagagagtgcagacatgtttctctgtactgctggaaaagacagaaataaaggcatgtaaatacatttctgtctgtctctttcccctccctggggatggcagggaagaggggaggagtggtgtgttcttctcacactAGAGGAGGATCG
This region includes:
- the LOC114604876 gene encoding olfactory receptor 10R2-like codes for the protein MVTEFVLLGFTSHPGLARLLFGLFLLMYAVTLAGNGLIMTVVWTDPLLHTPMYLFLGSLSCSETAYTLVVIPQMLCDLLAPHKPFPLASCAAQMFFFVALGVADCLLLTAMAWDRYVAICHPLHYGNFMSQRICWGLVMGSVCGGFILSSFLTGVIFSLPFCTPNHIPHFFCDIPPVLSRICPGYGTIEVTVTALVAMILIVPFSFIMLSYGCILMASLNMSSSQYCRKAFSTCGAHLTVVFLHYGCAIFSYARPKGSYIEGQDHILAVSYTVLIPMLNPLIYTLRNNEVKGALRKMMCRGCLLPKE